The following proteins come from a genomic window of Aspergillus luchuensis IFO 4308 DNA, chromosome 3, nearly complete sequence:
- a CDS encoding Hsp20/alpha crystallin family protein (COG:O;~EggNog:ENOG410PNWV;~InterPro:IPR008978,IPR002068;~PFAM:PF00011), producing MAYFPRFAGDFAPLFQLLDDYDVHRSSRPKNRKATPVRSFTPKFDVYEVNDVYHLEGELPGAEPSNIEIEFSDPHTLVIKGRVEKNEVGTPQTAGQTSPTKSHQPTVEDDDEDEDNKSTKSSDSHPTQLVSQKQTEPTSKYWVSERQTGEFYRTFTFPTRVHQDAVKANLTNGILSLQIPKEPAPQVKKIRLE from the coding sequence ATGGCTTACTTCCCTCGATTTGCCGGTGACTTCGCACCTTTGTTCCAACTTCTGGACGATTATGATGTCCACCGGTCTAGCCGCCCCAAGAACAGGAAGGCCACACCCGTCCGCTCATTCACTCCGAAATTTGATGTCTATGAGGTGAACGACGTATATCACTTGGAAGGCGAACTTCCTGGGGCCGAGCCGAGCAACATTGAAATCGAGTTCTCTGATCCACACACTCTGGTCATCAAAGGTCGCGTGGAGAAGAATGAAGTGGGCACCCCTCAGACAGCGGGTCAAACATCGCCGACAAAGTCACACCAGCCGACagttgaggatgacgacgaagacgaagacaaCAAATCAACCAAGTCCTCGGATAGCCACCCCACGCAGCTGGTCTCACAGAAACAAACCGAGCCAACCTCCAAGTACTGGGTTTCCGAACGCCAGACTGGCGAATTCTACCGCACATTCACCTTCCCGACGAGAGTGCATCAAGATGCAGTCAAGGCCAACCTGACAAATGGAATCTTGTCGCTACAGATCCCGAAGGAGCCAGCCCCTCAGGTCAAGAAGATCCGCCTCGAGTAA
- a CDS encoding uncharacterized protein (COG:S;~EggNog:ENOG410Q1AA) — protein MGGYLSVQSKEKRRRTNRLSKPPPNRATLASNSFRASRQTSGTSSPIECPACTAWQDPWTGTSISLKAPEPDVCTRRSQSLPSASYRPGEPWPTLSRARKCQSMVKEPDDLSLYSHVPTVPMPDPVMSGQVSRRSSRHNSFQATTLPSRPQPLMARPPRPRRAYSAHTTPQRAQSTMHHSTIEEATSSNTLFRVDSQGFSLIRRRSLLTRPGIATRRPARDTARRLSSPVVREPTMSLNYFNETSAFPRPLPSGYEDAAGPPSPVTRVRPATPNEFEYTHLGALKLGSLRVVNGSASPCPSDRTRLNRPNSPNPEPTGIHTHDTKPGQPQPYTHQVPYHMDQKLQSASERADEQSHNAEIVQDSGHEVDLTSFDLSNIQDYASESAIEQSRKAEIVRDSTLEKVDLTSFDISNIQDYAPVPSSDTARVPKLQIPSTEVEKPDDHPASPFSFERSPATSTPYKLRGSETEDEGISVADEEKWFVRQLERSFRDHGHREPQGAHGTVDSGYSSAASVRSTRRSTDSRTSTHQPAVARRFTFNGNSRDRGLLDARNSPELGHEPSVHRHSSLQGPWARPRVNSYGWPSHRWSMCHDLRPMPPKPRLRSSSFATPPEYRHTMPYSQYCHQLRSLDNASPSLSVASADAIPHQYPQWEHVGAFLASSEKSWKQPMTTVTEHDVPGSSSTMSTAWLPMPNIDALHVPVPESVKGLDTGRPVSGQFRGRTRSRSIESQRKRLTRHAKHPDLYKAASPTIFR, from the coding sequence aTGGGAGGCTACCTTTCAGTACAGAGCAAAGAAAAGCGTCGCCGCACCAATCGGCTTTCAAAACCGCCTCCGAATAGGGCAACGCTAGCTTCAAACAGCTTCCGCGCATCTCGTCAAACTTCCGGCACCAGCTCTCCTATAGAATGCCCTGCTTGTACTGCTTGGCAAGACCCTTGGACCGGAACTTCCATCTCCCTCAAGGCCCCTGAGCCCGATGTATGCACAAGGAGGTCGCAGTCTCTTCCATCCGCCTCCTATCGACCTGGGGAGCCATGGCCCACTCTCAGCAGGGCCCGAAAATGCCAGTCTATGGTTAAAGAGCCAGATGATCTTAGTCTGTACTCGCACGTTCCTACCGTCCCTATGCCAGACCCCGTTATGAGCGGTCAAGTCTCTCGCCGTTCTTCCAGACACAATAGCTTTCAGGCAACAACTCTCCCAAGTCGACCACAACCATTGATGGCACGGCCACCGCGACCGAGACGGGCGTATTCTGCGCATACTACACCTCAGAGGGCGCAAAGTACTATGCATCATAGTACAATCGAAGAGGCAACGTCTTCTAATACACTATTCAGGGTAGACAGCCAAGGATTTTCTCTCATCCGTCGACGATCGCTGCTAACACGGCCCGGGATCGCAACAAGAAGGCCAGCAAGAGATACAGCCCGAAGATTGTCATCACCAGTTGTACGGGAACCCACGATGTCACTCAACTATTTCAACGAGACATCTGCATTTCCAAGGCCGTTACCATCCGGTTACGAAGATGCTGCTGGACCACCTAGTCCGGTTACCCGGGTCCGTCCAGCAACACCCAATGAGTTCGAATATACTCATTTAGGGGCTCTCAAGTTAGGATCATTGCGTGTGGTAAATGGTTCTGCATCTCCATGCCCCAGTGACAGGACTCGATTGAACCGTCCCAACAGCCCGAATCCTGAACCTACTGGCATTCACACGCATGATACGAAGCCGGGACAGCCCCAACCCTATACCCACCAGGTGCCATACCATATGGATCAGAAGCTGCAGTCAGCTTCTGAACGTGCAGACGAGCAATCCCACAATGCTGAGATTGTGCAAGACAGCGGACATGAAGTGGATCTAACCAGCTTTGATCTATCGAACATCCAGGATTATGCCTCTGAGAGTGCAATTGAGCAATCCCGGAAAGCTGAGATCGTCCGGGACAGCACACTTGAAAAGGTTGATCTAACCAGCTTTGATATCTCAAACATCCAAGACTATGCTCCGGTTCCAAGTAGCGATACTGCCCGTGTTCCAAAGTTACAGATTCCATCTACTGAAGTGGAAAAGCCTGACGATCACCCTGCAAGTCCATTTTCTTTCGAGAGATCTCCAGCAACCTCAACACCGTACAAACTTCGTGGTAGTGAaacagaagatgaaggtatCTCTGTCGCTGATGAGGAGAAATGGTTTGTCCGCCAGCTTGAACGTTCCTTCCGAGACCACGGGCACCGAGAACCTCAAGGTGCTCATGGAACGGTTGACAGCGGATATAGTTCCGCAGCCTCCGTTCGTTCTACTAGACGATCGACTGATTCTCGCACATCCACACACCAACCTGCAGTGGCCCGCAGATTTACATTCAATGGTAATTCAAGGGACCGCGGGCTTTTGGATGCCAGGAATAGCCCAGAACTTGGCCACGAGCCCTCGGTACACCGTCATTCAAGCCTTCAGGGTCCATGGGCAAGGCCCAGAGTTAACAGCTATGGCTGGCCGTCCCACAGATGGTCAATGTGTCATGACCTCCGACCGATGCCCCCCAAACCGCGCCTAAGGAGCAGTTCATTCGCGACTCCTCCGGAATATCGGCATACAATGCCCTACTCTCAATATTGCCACCAATTGAGGAGCCTCGATAATGCCTCTCCTAGCCTGTCAGTTGCCTCTGCAGATGCCATACCTCATCAATACCCCCAATGGGAGCATGTCGGAGCATTCTTAGCTTCATCGGAGAAAAGCTGGAAACAGCCCATGACTACAGTGACGGAGCACGACGTGCCgggtagcagcagcacgaTGAGCACTGCGTGGCTACCAATGCCGAATATTGATGCACTTCACGTGCCAGTCCCAGAGAGCGTGAAAGGCTTGGATACGGGGAGACCGGTATCTGGACAGTTCAGAGGAAGAACTAGGAGCCGAAGTATTGAAAGTCAGCGGAAGAGGCTGACGAGGCATGCTAAACATCCAGATCTTTACAAGGCCGCTTCACCAACTATCTTTCGTTGA
- a CDS encoding fumarylacetoacetate hydrolase family protein (COG:Q;~EggNog:ENOG410PGFE;~InterPro:IPR011234,IPR036663;~PFAM:PF01557;~go_function: GO:0003824 - catalytic activity [Evidence IEA]), with protein sequence MATFSRLVRFLAKDGQTYYGDALLSAGVSDIAQATRARVIRGDIFGQHQVTDQIADIKMLLAPLARKDIGTVRCLGLNYEQHAIESNLPLPKFPVLFYKPVTSITGPTDDVPVSRMAQQGEGLDYECELVVVIGKEAKNVPESQALDYVLGYAVGNDVSHREWQLKHGGGQWGLGKGFDGWAPFGPGIVSSKLIRDPNNLQISTKLNGQTVQSSSTKDMIFNVAKTVSFLSQGTTLLPGDVIFTGTPQGVGMGRKPALWLKDGDLVEVSLEGVGSCLNRVVFDKPSSKL encoded by the exons ATGGCCACCTTTTCC CGTCTGGTTCGTTTCTTGGCCAAGGACGGCCAGACTTATTATGGAGACGCCCTATTGTCAGCAGGCGTGAGCGACATTGCCCAAGCCACGAGAGCACGGGTTATCCGAGGCGACATTTTTGGACAGCACCAAGTCACAGACCAGATTGCTGATATCAAAATGCTCCTTGCGCCATTGGCAAGAAAGGACATTGGGACCGTGCGTTGTCTGGGACTCAATTATGAACAACACGCCATAGAATCAAACCTACCCTTGCCCAAATTTCCAGTTCTCTTCTACAAGCCCGTCACCTCTATTACGGGGCCTACAGACGACGTCCCAGTATCCCGCATGGCCCAGCAGGGTGAGGGTCTAGACTATGAGTGTGAATTGGTTGTCGTTATCGGCAAGGAAGCTAAGAATGTGCCCGAGAGCCAGGCTCTGGACTATGTTTTGGGGTATGCCGTTGGAAACGATGTCTCTCATCGTGAATGGCAGTTGAAGCATGGTGGAGGGCAATGGGGGCTGGGCAAGGGCTTCGACGGATGGGCGCCCTTTGGACCAGGTATTGTATCTTCGAAGCTAATCCGTGATCCCAACAACTTGCAGATCTCGACAAAACTGAATGGCCAGACGGtccaatcatcatccaccaaggATATGATCTTCAATGTGGCCAAGACAGTGTCGTTCTTATCTCAGGGTACCACCTTGTTGCCCGGGGATGTAATCTTTACAGGAAC ACCCCAAGGTGTTGGTATGGGTCGAAAGCCGGCGCTCTGGCTCAAGGATGGTGATTTAGTTGAGGTTTCTCTTGAGGGTGTCGGATCATGCCTGAATCGCGTTGTCTTCGACAAGCCCTCTTCTAAGCTCTGA